From a single Hevea brasiliensis isolate MT/VB/25A 57/8 unplaced genomic scaffold, ASM3005281v1 Scaf1, whole genome shotgun sequence genomic region:
- the LOC131176317 gene encoding uncharacterized protein LOC131176317: protein MEYKGTAKFAQSMHSSVFIMERTAMFLYVFLSQYNWIRISSLVIFFSTNQRYAFYCAASDPTFTYFHYVFVLERIAMALVALDYFPSLSFKSCWVLATIIFAGTNIFRILAYYFDGRRPAQEDFGSLNPTDPEGEEVEKEKVGIREESSSNLKCLEEILETIDHDEEIVKAEDNLDVVQGITQNRCSEEPKIELDKVVEEKGEQKDPIDEKDEQLDGIKLQNLKESYDNLKKEKDQCEQELHKARENYNKLFSSWVEVKNNLQASLESSEKQLLKWEEDKQELLAQIKDENARKELYKQLDTSDKSWQHYQNNERSSAESYKLQEERGDLQAQLLTATSTYWHRVNRLTEEKNDLESKLDAANSKVEYYDEGWKDCEETCSKLKEENLKLSVLLSCETASVARVNELMHKLEEKCRRLEEEKINLTADLCASKAIAEIYRNCMHDLDCSL, encoded by the exons ATGGAGTATAAGGGAACTGCAAAATTTGCTCAAAGCATGCACTCTTCTGTGTTCATAATGGAAAGGACAGCAATGTTTCTCTACGTTTTTCTCAGCCAATACAATTGGATCAGAATATCTTCCTTGGTAATCTTTTTTTCTACTAATCAACGCTACGCTTTCTATTGTGCGGCCAGTGATCCCACCTTCACT TATTTTCATTACGTGTTTGTTCTTGAACGGATTGCTATGGCTTTAGTTGCATTAGATTATTTTCCTTCATTAAGCTTTAAGAGCTGTTGGGTTTTAGCTACCATTATCTTTGCTGGAACAAACATTTTTCGCATCCTAGCTTACTACTTCGACGGACGACGACCAGCACAAGAAGATTTTGGCAGCCTTAACCCTACT GATCCTGAGGGTGAGGAAGTTGAGAAAGAAAAAGTTGGGATTAGAGAAGAATCATCATCCAATTTGAAATGCTTGGAAGAAATTCTGGAAACTATTGATCATGATGAAGAAATAGTGAAAGCAGAGGATAATTTGGATGTAGTACAAGGAATAACTCAGAACAGATGTTCTGAGGAGCCAAAGATAGAGCTTGATAAAGTGGTGGAAGAAAAAGGTGAACAAAAAGATCCAATCGATGAGAAAGATGAACAACTTGATGGAATAAAATTGCAGAATTTGAAGGAAAGTTACGATAATTTGAAGAAGGAGAAGGACCAGTGCGAGCAAGAGTTGCACAAGGCAAGAGAAAATTACAATAAACTTTTCAGCAGTTGGGTGGAAGTGAAAAACAATCTTCAGGCTTCACTTGAATCCTCTGAAAAACAGCTCCTTAAGTGGGAAGAGGACAAACAGGAACTTCTTGCACAGATTAAAGATGAAAATGCGAGGAAGGAACTCTATAAGCAGCTTGATACTTCCGATAAATCTTGGCAACATTATCAGAATAATGAAAGGAGTTCAGCAGAATCGTACAAGTTGCAGGAGGAAAGAGGTGATCTCCAAGCACAGCTTTTAACTGCGACTTCAACCTATTGGCACCGTGTTAACAGGTTGACAGAAGAGAAAAATGATTTGGAATCTAAGCTTGATGCTGCGAACTCAAAAGTTGAATACTACGATGAAGGTTGGAAAGATTGTGAAGAAACTTGCAGCAAGTTAAAGGAAGAGAACTTGAAGCTTTCTGTACTGCTAAGCTGTGAAACTGCATCTGTTGCGCGTGTAAATGAGCTTATGCATAAGCTTGAAGAAAAGTGCCGAAGACTGGAGGAAGAGAAAATTAATCTTACTGCTGATCTTTGTGCAtcgaaagctatcgctgagatttACAGGAACTGCATGCATGATCTTGATTGTTCGCTGTAG